A single Sulfurimonas aquatica DNA region contains:
- a CDS encoding P-II family nitrogen regulator yields MKRVEAVIKPFKLEDVKDALAEIGVTGMTVSEVKGYGRQKGHSELYRGAEYVVDFLPKIKMEMVVSDDMVDQTTNTIVEAARTGKIGDGKIFISDIEKIIRIRTGEEDAEAI; encoded by the coding sequence ATGAAAAGAGTAGAAGCGGTTATCAAACCATTCAAATTAGAAGATGTTAAAGATGCACTGGCTGAAATTGGTGTAACAGGTATGACAGTAAGTGAAGTTAAGGGTTATGGTCGTCAAAAAGGTCACTCTGAACTTTATCGTGGTGCTGAATATGTTGTAGATTTTTTACCAAAAATCAAAATGGAAATGGTTGTTTCAGACGATATGGTTGATCAAACAACAAATACTATAGTTGAAGCAGCTCGTACTGGAAAAATTGGTGATGGAAAAATTTTCATAAGTGATATTGAAAAAATCATCAGAATTAGAACTGGTGAAGAAGACGCTGAAGCTATATAG
- a CDS encoding ammonium transporter has protein sequence MLEADFKYIIDTFFALFAMVLIIFMVPGFAMLEAGLVRTKNVTSVLTINIMIYAVASMAFLLLGYALAFGSWENDSMSKWAAFLFQMAFVGKTINIMSGGVSERVRIIPLAMFAVVMGGVIYPLVVNISWGADMLAGTFLDIDMYDLAGSTVIHSTGGWALLAAIMIIGSRKGRYQNGKIRVIPASNIPLVVLGAFLLWIGWFGFNGGSVGSISSVENADAVAKTIMNTNTAGLAGAIIAGFIMYARYKLFDITMILNGALGGLVAITAGPDLYDMHTPILIGAIGGALVVFAVPLFDKLKLDDPVGALSVHLVNGIWGTLAVGIFVDSVSFMAQLKGIVVVALFTFTSSFIVLFIINKISNFRAEDDAQVEGMDVNECGVEAYPEFKRAI, from the coding sequence ATGTTAGAAGCTGATTTTAAATATATTATCGATACGTTCTTCGCACTATTTGCTATGGTGCTTATTATCTTTATGGTACCAGGTTTTGCTATGCTTGAAGCTGGCCTAGTTCGTACCAAAAATGTTACCTCTGTTCTCACTATAAATATAATGATTTATGCTGTTGCCTCTATGGCTTTTTTACTTTTAGGATATGCACTTGCATTTGGTTCATGGGAAAATGACAGCATGAGTAAATGGGCAGCATTTCTTTTTCAGATGGCATTTGTTGGAAAGACTATTAATATTATGAGTGGTGGCGTGAGTGAACGTGTTCGTATTATCCCTTTAGCAATGTTTGCAGTTGTTATGGGTGGAGTGATTTATCCACTTGTTGTTAACATTAGCTGGGGTGCAGATATGCTAGCTGGAACTTTTTTAGATATTGATATGTATGATTTAGCAGGCTCTACGGTGATACACTCTACTGGCGGATGGGCACTATTAGCTGCTATTATGATTATTGGCTCTCGTAAAGGTCGTTATCAAAATGGAAAAATACGTGTTATTCCAGCTTCAAATATCCCTCTTGTAGTTCTTGGTGCATTTTTACTTTGGATTGGTTGGTTCGGTTTTAATGGTGGAAGTGTAGGTTCTATATCTTCGGTTGAAAATGCTGATGCCGTTGCTAAAACTATTATGAATACAAATACGGCAGGACTTGCTGGGGCAATTATTGCTGGTTTTATTATGTATGCAAGATATAAACTCTTTGATATTACGATGATATTAAATGGGGCACTTGGAGGACTTGTCGCTATAACTGCAGGACCTGACCTTTATGATATGCATACTCCAATTTTAATTGGGGCAATTGGTGGAGCTCTTGTTGTATTTGCAGTTCCTTTATTTGATAAACTAAAACTTGATGATCCTGTTGGAGCACTCTCCGTTCACCTTGTTAATGGTATATGGGGGACACTAGCAGTTGGTATTTTTGTAGATAGTGTATCATTTATGGCACAATTAAAAGGTATTGTTGTTGTCGCACTGTTTACATTTACTAGCTCGTTTATAGTACTTTTTATTATAAATAAAATATCAAATTTCCGTGCTGAAGATGATGCTCAGGTTGAGGGTATGGATGTTAACGAGTGTGGTGTTGAGGCATATCCAGAGTTTAAACGCGCTATATAA
- a CDS encoding energy transducer TonB, with translation MIRHSSSFFLSVVIHLAFGATALLIYMSLPSKDITPKEELICMSLSCFSEQKKVSELKKITKEKVIKKVQKHPEPNIVKQKVIKHEVVKTKTPKKEEIKKVKKVLIKKTKELQVPKIEKPQEKKIEKEIPKEEPIIERVAEAQAQAVKIDTNNTIEPPKKIVIKEDPDKVYVENHIDEIVSLLKENLYYPRSARKRGVEGSVVVRFTILKDAKVEDIKVLSSDKEILSRAAIKTIEDLSYMFPKPQERLTISLPINYKLR, from the coding sequence ATGATAAGACACTCCTCCTCTTTTTTTCTTTCTGTAGTCATACATCTCGCTTTTGGGGCTACAGCACTTCTTATATACATGAGTCTTCCAAGTAAAGATATTACGCCAAAAGAAGAACTGATTTGCATGAGTCTTAGTTGTTTTTCTGAGCAAAAAAAAGTCTCAGAACTTAAAAAAATAACAAAAGAAAAAGTGATAAAAAAAGTTCAGAAGCACCCAGAACCAAATATAGTAAAGCAAAAAGTGATTAAACACGAAGTAGTAAAAACTAAAACTCCTAAAAAAGAAGAGATCAAAAAAGTAAAAAAAGTTCTCATAAAGAAAACGAAAGAGTTACAAGTACCAAAGATTGAGAAACCACAAGAGAAAAAAATTGAAAAAGAGATACCCAAAGAAGAACCGATAATAGAGAGAGTAGCTGAAGCTCAAGCTCAAGCAGTGAAAATAGATACAAACAATACTATAGAGCCTCCTAAAAAGATAGTAATAAAAGAAGATCCAGATAAAGTGTATGTTGAGAATCATATAGATGAGATAGTTTCGCTTTTAAAAGAAAATCTATACTATCCAAGAAGTGCAAGAAAACGAGGAGTTGAGGGGAGTGTAGTTGTTCGATTTACTATCTTAAAAGATGCAAAAGTAGAAGATATTAAAGTGCTCTCTTCAGACAAAGAAATCCTTAGTAGGGCGGCTATAAAAACTATTGAAGATCTCTCTTATATGTTTCCTAAACCACAAGAGAGACTTACTATTAGTCTGCCTATTAACTATAAACTCAGATAG
- a CDS encoding AAA family ATPase, which yields MISKIQNVKNEVSKVVVGQEKMIDSLLIALLCEGHILIEGVPGLAKTTTVNALSKALGLNFKRAQFTPDLLPSDILGAEIYDPQNNQFKIKKGPIFTNLLLADEINRAPAKVQSALLEVMQEKQVTLGDATFKLSLPFFVMATQNPVEQEGVYQLPEAQLDRFMLKLVVDYNTKDEELEIARRISSGKNETINAVLNAEDIVEIKKAIADIHVDSEVEEYMIELVNATRNPSEYGLEDIAEFIQFGASPRVSIDMFKAVKAMAFMRGKDFVTPVDVAYIAKELMRHRIVLTYEAEAEGVTTDEIIQKVLEAVAIP from the coding sequence ATGATTTCTAAAATACAAAATGTTAAAAATGAAGTAAGTAAGGTAGTTGTTGGACAAGAAAAGATGATAGACTCTCTTTTAATCGCGCTATTGTGCGAAGGACACATTCTTATAGAAGGCGTTCCCGGTCTTGCTAAAACTACAACTGTTAACGCACTATCAAAGGCTTTAGGTCTTAACTTTAAACGTGCTCAGTTTACACCAGATTTACTCCCTTCTGACATCCTTGGCGCAGAGATTTATGACCCTCAAAACAATCAATTTAAAATCAAAAAAGGTCCAATCTTTACAAATCTTTTACTCGCAGATGAAATTAACCGCGCGCCAGCAAAGGTTCAATCTGCTCTTCTTGAAGTTATGCAGGAGAAACAGGTTACGCTTGGTGACGCTACATTTAAACTCTCCCTTCCATTTTTTGTAATGGCAACGCAAAATCCGGTGGAGCAAGAGGGAGTTTATCAGCTTCCAGAAGCGCAACTTGATAGATTTATGTTAAAACTCGTAGTTGATTACAACACTAAAGATGAAGAGTTGGAAATCGCTCGTAGAATCTCTAGTGGCAAAAATGAAACTATAAACGCAGTGCTTAACGCTGAAGATATTGTGGAAATTAAAAAAGCTATCGCTGATATTCATGTGGATTCTGAAGTTGAAGAGTATATGATAGAGCTTGTAAACGCGACTAGAAATCCAAGTGAGTATGGACTTGAAGATATCGCAGAGTTTATTCAGTTTGGAGCGTCTCCTCGCGTTAGTATAGATATGTTTAAAGCAGTTAAGGCAATGGCGTTTATGCGTGGAAAGGATTTTGTAACGCCAGTAGACGTTGCATATATAGCTAAAGAGTTAATGCGTCACCGTATAGTGCTTACTTATGAAGCAGAGGCTGAGGGTGTTACAACTGATGAAATTATTCAAAAAGTACTTGAAGCCGTAGCAATTCCATAG
- a CDS encoding DUF58 domain-containing protein, producing the protein MSKLQKILVRARRQVFSEMVGNNPSIFQGEGYDFIELREYMAGDDIRHIDWNITAKMQKPFIKIFREERELNVVVASVLNGSVHFGSKKFKQDVIAEIVALLSFSTLKNGDLLSSYIYTDEMVSHLKPSKKLHQVQKSVDEILNFDALNKKVDFKFIADSLFKRLKRKSLIIIVGDFFEIPDFRLLAKKHEVVAIIVRDHLEEKPPQMGFSSLVDPESGSILEGDFNKSSVKSYAAKVHAHDRELYSRLRKDQIRFTKIYTDSSVGVLLRRLFEGR; encoded by the coding sequence TTGAGTAAACTACAAAAAATCTTAGTAAGGGCCCGTCGTCAAGTCTTTTCTGAAATGGTGGGGAACAACCCTTCCATCTTCCAAGGCGAGGGTTATGACTTTATAGAACTTCGTGAGTATATGGCTGGTGATGATATCCGTCATATTGACTGGAATATCACGGCGAAGATGCAAAAGCCTTTCATTAAAATCTTTCGTGAAGAGAGAGAACTAAATGTAGTGGTGGCATCTGTATTAAATGGAAGTGTACACTTTGGTTCTAAAAAGTTTAAACAAGATGTTATAGCTGAGATAGTGGCGCTACTTAGTTTTTCAACTCTTAAAAATGGAGACCTACTAAGCTCCTATATTTATACTGATGAGATGGTATCACACCTAAAACCAAGTAAAAAACTTCATCAGGTACAAAAGAGCGTAGATGAGATTTTAAACTTCGACGCCTTAAATAAAAAAGTAGATTTTAAATTTATCGCCGATTCTCTGTTTAAAAGACTTAAACGCAAGTCTCTTATCATCATTGTAGGTGATTTCTTTGAGATACCGGACTTTAGACTTTTGGCTAAAAAGCATGAAGTGGTAGCCATAATAGTTCGTGATCATTTAGAAGAGAAGCCTCCTCAGATGGGTTTTTCATCTTTAGTCGATCCTGAGAGCGGTTCTATTTTAGAAGGCGACTTTAACAAGAGCAGCGTAAAAAGTTACGCCGCTAAAGTTCATGCGCATGATAGAGAGCTCTACTCAAGACTAAGAAAAGATCAGATTAGATTTACTAAAATATATACAGACAGCAGCGTTGGCGTTTTACTACGTAGACTCTTTGAAGGTAGATAG
- a CDS encoding VWA domain-containing protein gives MFNSLYFEYPYVALALVAFILCELFCKMKLPSFYFPHAAQFMNSTISASKFLFLLKWLGIVLMVVALMSPVKDEAYELEPKKGHELAIIIDASQSMQARGFDDNNPGISRFDIVKAIVSDFIKKRVTDNIGLVVFGEYSFIASPLTYDENILSRIVSQLQIGMAGKYTALYESLAQGVNLLKMSESKSKVAILLTDGFSTQGVDKIPLDVALDMAKKEGVKVYPVGIGMPHEYNRNVLMKIAKETGGVAFGASSANELKAVYDKIDELEKVEIKNETFTYMNYYYIYPLFVAFILLMTYVYLRNKRGVN, from the coding sequence ATGTTTAACAGTCTCTATTTTGAATACCCTTATGTGGCGTTAGCGCTTGTGGCGTTTATACTTTGTGAACTCTTTTGTAAGATGAAACTTCCCTCATTTTATTTCCCTCATGCAGCACAGTTTATGAACTCTACCATCTCCGCTTCAAAGTTTCTCTTTCTTTTGAAGTGGCTAGGAATAGTTCTTATGGTCGTGGCGTTAATGTCCCCTGTAAAAGATGAAGCTTATGAGTTAGAACCTAAAAAAGGGCATGAACTGGCGATAATCATAGATGCGTCGCAATCTATGCAAGCAAGAGGATTTGATGATAATAATCCTGGCATAAGCCGTTTTGACATTGTAAAAGCGATAGTGAGCGATTTTATAAAAAAGAGAGTGACAGATAACATAGGTCTGGTAGTTTTTGGAGAGTACTCTTTTATAGCATCTCCCTTAACTTATGATGAGAATATTCTCTCACGAATAGTCTCACAACTCCAAATAGGAATGGCAGGAAAATATACTGCTCTGTATGAGTCTCTAGCTCAAGGGGTAAACCTTTTAAAAATGAGTGAATCAAAATCAAAAGTGGCTATTTTACTTACCGATGGATTCTCAACGCAGGGCGTAGATAAAATACCTTTAGACGTTGCTCTTGACATGGCAAAAAAAGAGGGTGTGAAAGTCTATCCCGTAGGTATTGGCATGCCTCATGAGTATAATAGAAACGTACTTATGAAAATAGCAAAAGAGACTGGAGGAGTGGCGTTTGGCGCTTCAAGCGCTAATGAACTCAAGGCGGTTTATGACAAGATAGACGAGCTTGAAAAGGTTGAGATTAAAAATGAGACCTTTACTTATATGAACTACTACTATATTTATCCGCTTTTTGTGGCATTTATACTTTTAATGACATATGTGTATCTTAGAAATAAAAGAGGAGTGAACTGA
- a CDS encoding VWA domain-containing protein produces MNFLHPEFLYYMIVPLLILFGLLLTQKAKETSFFSAEVMDKLRVGSNSLSMKGRNYLFLLMGILIVIALAGPVIDDGKVEVKAKSADIMIALDISDSMLASDVYPNRLKLAKQKALELLKLAPNERIGVIGFAKNSYLVSPLSFDHKAVSFLLRQLNTSSITEKGTNFLSMLEVVDRSMKKESKKYLLILSDGGDSEDFSHEIAYAKEHKIAIFVLGVGTTKGAPIKQENGEFIKQNGNIIVSKLNENIADLATKSGGVYIESVNSNDDVKAMLEEIDAHSEKRELKSEEIARYIPLFYYPLALALLILLIATSSFSKREIKNVSAMFMAVMFLTNSVELNAGVLDFVQLDEAKEAYGNEEYTKSAEIYESYSKETDSAQSSYNLGNSLYKQGKFKEARESYEKAAFEDAALNAKKLSNIGNSYVKEEATKENLQKAVEAYENSLKLQEDKQTRENLEAVKKAIKEQEKKEEENKENEDKDKQDKDKKDDKQDKKDDESKKDENSDEKNEDSQDKDSKEKEDKKSQEQKDKEQQEKEEQEKKEQEKSQKEKEEDKAEELKDENSTQQQPQQVDMSDEMSDEEQNKWLKQLNKQQNTYMYMLNQENKVEENEDAKPW; encoded by the coding sequence ATGAATTTTTTACATCCTGAATTTTTATACTATATGATAGTTCCTCTTCTGATTTTGTTTGGACTACTCCTAACGCAAAAGGCAAAAGAGACGAGTTTTTTCTCCGCTGAAGTTATGGATAAACTTCGCGTTGGCTCAAACAGTTTGAGTATGAAAGGAAGAAATTATCTTTTTTTACTTATGGGTATTTTGATAGTCATAGCGCTCGCAGGACCTGTGATAGACGATGGCAAAGTTGAGGTAAAAGCAAAGAGTGCTGACATAATGATTGCGCTTGATATCTCTGACTCGATGCTTGCTTCGGACGTCTATCCAAATAGATTAAAACTTGCAAAACAAAAAGCGCTAGAACTTTTAAAGCTAGCGCCAAACGAGAGAATAGGGGTGATAGGCTTTGCGAAAAACTCCTACCTAGTCTCTCCTTTAAGTTTTGATCATAAGGCGGTGAGTTTTTTGCTTCGCCAACTCAACACTAGCTCTATCACCGAGAAGGGAACTAACTTTCTCTCAATGCTAGAAGTGGTTGATAGAAGCATGAAAAAAGAGTCTAAAAAGTATCTACTTATCTTAAGCGATGGGGGAGATAGTGAAGATTTCTCACACGAGATAGCATATGCTAAAGAGCATAAAATCGCCATTTTTGTTTTAGGCGTAGGAACAACCAAAGGCGCTCCCATAAAGCAGGAAAATGGAGAGTTCATAAAACAAAATGGAAATATAATAGTCTCTAAACTTAATGAGAATATTGCGGACCTTGCAACAAAGAGCGGTGGCGTTTATATAGAGAGCGTAAACTCAAACGATGACGTAAAAGCGATGCTTGAAGAGATAGACGCTCATAGTGAAAAAAGAGAGTTGAAGTCTGAAGAGATTGCAAGATATATCCCTCTATTTTATTATCCACTTGCTCTGGCTCTGTTGATTTTACTCATTGCCACGTCTTCATTTTCTAAACGCGAGATAAAAAACGTCTCGGCGATGTTTATGGCGGTTATGTTTTTAACTAACTCCGTAGAGTTAAACGCGGGAGTTTTAGATTTTGTGCAACTTGATGAGGCAAAAGAGGCTTATGGTAATGAAGAGTATACTAAGAGCGCAGAGATTTACGAGAGTTATTCAAAAGAGACCGATAGTGCTCAGAGTAGTTACAATCTAGGAAACTCTCTTTATAAGCAAGGTAAGTTTAAAGAAGCTAGAGAGAGTTATGAAAAGGCGGCTTTTGAAGACGCAGCTCTAAACGCTAAGAAACTCTCTAACATAGGCAATAGCTATGTAAAAGAAGAAGCTACAAAAGAGAACTTGCAAAAAGCGGTTGAGGCATATGAAAACTCTTTAAAGCTACAAGAAGATAAACAAACGCGAGAAAATCTTGAGGCTGTAAAAAAAGCGATAAAAGAGCAAGAGAAGAAAGAAGAAGAGAATAAAGAGAACGAAGATAAAGATAAGCAAGATAAAGATAAAAAAGACGATAAACAAGACAAGAAAGATGACGAGTCAAAAAAAGATGAAAACTCAGATGAGAAAAACGAGGATTCACAAGATAAAGATAGCAAAGAAAAAGAGGATAAAAAAAGCCAAGAGCAAAAAGATAAAGAACAACAAGAAAAAGAAGAGCAAGAGAAGAAAGAGCAAGAGAAGTCTCAAAAAGAAAAAGAAGAAGACAAGGCTGAAGAGCTAAAAGATGAAAATTCTACTCAGCAACAACCACAGCAAGTAGATATGAGTGATGAAATGAGCGATGAAGAACAAAACAAATGGCTCAAACAGCTTAATAAGCAACAAAATACATATATGTATATGTTAAATCAAGAGAATAAAGTAGAGGAGAATGAAGATGCAAAACCTTGGTAG
- a CDS encoding BatD family protein, translating into MQNLGRIALFIIFLTTTIYATVTAKVEPRVISAGDDAVYVLTISGEDIKKPIIDSICGNDITSTGSQTSIQSINGDYQKSYSLRYSFTPFKSCTIDGVEVEIDGKIEKSNSVNVVVEPMKQDLRADFILLLEPSKKELYVGEPFTLTLLLKQKRNAQAVDSKFIAPDFKGFWTKEESQPKRTDDGEYITTTVVYKLAAQRSGVLSIPPAQLKIASRVGSNQWGTLIPQVKWKSYYSNELSITANPLPNGVNIIGDFSINVSVAKTEINSNEAVNLTINVNGNGNLEDIKSFKPYLQGVNVFDEKIVVKGNSLTQKLAFVSDRDFTIEPFKLEYFSIKTGKIETIQTKAIDIKVSGEVTSQESKVKIKRDETTSELNQEVKEVVVTKAIDKLWIALAFVVGIALGVLGMLFKARKGERRGKSIDLQDEKLLLIKLLPYKDNADVKEIVDILENNIYSKDKKSLDKKKVKEIIKSYSIS; encoded by the coding sequence ATGCAAAACCTTGGTAGAATAGCCCTTTTTATAATATTTTTAACAACTACGATTTACGCTACGGTAACAGCAAAGGTTGAACCAAGAGTTATCTCCGCTGGAGATGATGCTGTTTATGTTTTAACAATTAGCGGAGAGGATATAAAAAAACCTATCATTGATAGCATATGTGGCAATGATATTACCTCTACAGGTTCACAAACAAGTATCCAATCTATAAATGGGGATTATCAAAAGAGTTACTCTCTGCGTTATAGCTTTACCCCTTTTAAGAGTTGTACTATTGATGGTGTTGAGGTTGAGATTGATGGCAAGATAGAGAAGTCAAATAGTGTGAATGTTGTTGTTGAACCTATGAAACAAGATCTGAGAGCTGACTTTATTCTTTTACTTGAGCCTTCAAAAAAAGAGCTTTATGTTGGAGAGCCATTCACTTTGACACTTCTTCTTAAGCAAAAGAGAAATGCGCAAGCTGTTGATAGCAAGTTTATTGCCCCGGATTTTAAAGGTTTTTGGACAAAAGAGGAATCTCAACCTAAACGCACAGATGATGGAGAGTATATTACTACAACTGTAGTTTATAAACTAGCGGCCCAAAGAAGTGGAGTCTTAAGTATTCCACCTGCACAGCTAAAAATAGCTTCGCGTGTAGGCTCAAACCAGTGGGGAACGCTTATTCCTCAAGTGAAGTGGAAAAGTTACTACTCAAATGAGTTAAGTATCACAGCAAACCCTCTTCCTAATGGTGTAAATATTATTGGAGACTTTAGTATAAATGTAAGCGTTGCTAAAACAGAGATAAATTCCAATGAAGCGGTTAACCTTACTATCAATGTAAATGGAAATGGAAACCTTGAAGATATAAAGAGTTTTAAACCTTATTTGCAAGGTGTGAATGTATTTGATGAGAAGATAGTTGTTAAAGGAAATTCACTGACTCAAAAGCTAGCGTTTGTAAGTGATAGAGATTTTACAATTGAACCTTTTAAACTTGAATACTTTAGCATTAAAACTGGAAAAATAGAGACTATTCAAACGAAGGCTATTGATATAAAAGTAAGTGGAGAAGTGACGAGCCAAGAGAGTAAAGTAAAAATTAAACGCGATGAGACTACTTCTGAGCTTAATCAAGAAGTTAAAGAGGTGGTTGTAACAAAAGCAATAGATAAACTATGGATAGCCCTTGCTTTTGTTGTTGGCATAGCTTTAGGGGTACTTGGAATGTTGTTTAAAGCTAGAAAAGGAGAGAGGAGAGGAAAAAGTATTGACTTGCAAGATGAAAAGCTACTCCTTATAAAACTTCTCCCATATAAAGATAACGCAGACGTAAAAGAGATAGTGGATATACTTGAGAATAATATCTACTCAAAAGATAAAAAATCACTAGATAAGAAAAAAGTAAAAGAGATAATAAAAAGTTACTCTATATCTTAA
- a CDS encoding DUF808 domain-containing protein produces MATGILVILDDIAMLMDDAAAMSKIATKKTVGLLSDDLAVNAQKASGFASSRELPVLWEITKGSFKNKLIILPIAFLLSAFASWLIIPILMIGGVYLAYEGTEKIVEYFFHKSEDKDVTNQKTIKGDAVTLEKKKIKSAVITDFILSIEIVIMALGTVLEESLSIQIIAVSVVSIIATIGVYGLVALIVRMDDFGFKLISMSNEENALVEKIGRLLVSTLPKLIKVLTVVGTVAMLLVAGGIFVHNVHQIHDLLHGIPSILGELIVGLVVGLITVGLHLIYSKIRGNFESEEKSLS; encoded by the coding sequence ATGGCTACAGGTATATTAGTAATATTAGATGACATAGCAATGCTTATGGATGATGCAGCTGCTATGAGTAAGATCGCTACTAAAAAGACTGTAGGTCTGCTTAGCGATGACTTAGCTGTAAACGCTCAAAAAGCATCGGGATTTGCATCTTCAAGAGAACTACCAGTTTTGTGGGAAATTACAAAGGGCTCTTTTAAAAATAAACTAATCATTCTGCCTATTGCATTTTTGCTAAGTGCATTTGCTTCTTGGCTTATCATTCCTATACTTATGATTGGTGGCGTTTATTTAGCTTATGAGGGTACTGAGAAGATAGTAGAGTACTTTTTTCATAAGAGTGAAGATAAAGACGTAACTAATCAAAAAACTATTAAAGGAGATGCCGTTACATTAGAAAAAAAGAAGATAAAGTCAGCTGTTATTACTGATTTTATACTCTCAATCGAGATTGTTATAATGGCACTCGGAACTGTTCTAGAAGAGAGTCTATCTATACAGATTATAGCTGTAAGCGTAGTCTCTATTATTGCTACTATCGGAGTTTATGGTCTTGTAGCTCTTATTGTAAGAATGGATGATTTTGGATTTAAGCTTATATCAATGTCAAATGAAGAGAATGCATTAGTTGAGAAAATAGGCAGACTTTTAGTAAGCACGTTACCAAAGTTGATAAAAGTTCTAACCGTGGTAGGTACGGTTGCCATGCTTCTTGTTGCAGGTGGAATATTTGTTCATAACGTGCATCAGATTCATGATTTACTTCATGGAATTCCATCTATACTTGGCGAATTGATTGTTGGTCTTGTAGTTGGATTGATTACCGTTGGTCTGCATTTAATTTATTCTAAAATTAGAGGGAATTTTGAAAGTGAAGAGAAGAGTCTCTCTTAG
- a CDS encoding prephenate dehydrogenase → MNIAIVGLGLMGGSLALSLRAKDYINKIVGYDHNEEHKKTALELNLVDEIVEFELVKKCDVIFLAIPVNGVIASLEKLTDVSQDVTIIDLGSTKEKIISSVPPIIRKNFVAAHPMTGTENFGPTAAIEGLYEDKVVVLCDLEDSGKHQCETAKKIFTSLNMRKSFMRGAEHDRHAAFISHMPHAISYSIANTVMKQENKRNILALAAGGFRSMSRLAKSSPNMWEDIFRQNKTNLIEAIELFEDELTELKEAILSDEWEKVHQEMKDGNKLHDILD, encoded by the coding sequence ATGAACATAGCAATAGTAGGTCTTGGACTTATGGGTGGCTCGCTTGCACTTAGTCTTAGAGCAAAAGATTATATAAATAAAATAGTCGGTTACGACCACAATGAAGAACATAAAAAGACTGCCCTAGAACTTAATTTAGTAGATGAAATTGTAGAGTTTGAGCTTGTAAAAAAGTGTGATGTAATCTTCTTAGCTATACCAGTTAATGGCGTTATCGCCTCTTTGGAAAAACTCACTGATGTTTCTCAAGATGTCACTATCATAGACTTAGGGAGTACAAAAGAGAAGATTATATCTTCAGTACCTCCCATCATAAGAAAAAACTTTGTTGCAGCTCACCCAATGACAGGAACTGAAAACTTTGGTCCAACAGCGGCTATAGAAGGTCTTTATGAAGACAAGGTAGTCGTACTTTGTGATCTTGAAGATAGTGGAAAACATCAGTGTGAAACAGCCAAAAAAATCTTCACCTCTTTAAATATGCGTAAATCATTTATGCGAGGTGCTGAACACGATAGACATGCCGCGTTTATATCTCATATGCCCCATGCCATCTCTTACTCTATTGCCAACACTGTTATGAAACAAGAGAATAAACGTAATATTTTAGCTCTTGCCGCGGGTGGATTTCGTTCAATGAGTAGACTTGCTAAGAGTTCACCAAACATGTGGGAAGATATCTTTAGACAAAATAAAACTAACCTCATTGAGGCTATAGAACTTTTTGAAGATGAACTTACAGAACTTAAAGAAGCTATTTTAAGTGATGAGTGGGAGAAAGTCCACCAAGAGATGAAAGATGGAAATAAACTCCACGATATCTTAGACTAA